Proteins from a single region of Harmonia axyridis chromosome 4, icHarAxyr1.1, whole genome shotgun sequence:
- the LOC123677391 gene encoding probable multidrug resistance-associated protein lethal(2)03659 isoform X2, whose translation MDSTSKKQRKPNPRENAFPLSVVTFSYLIPTFIQGFKRDLTEADLTETLNEHKSKALGDRLERAWQKEEERAKKKKKTPSLRRALFRVFGLEFMIYGIILAVSESIRIIQPIAIGRLLDFYSPSNTEITKDDAYIYAGAVVLCSLINVLVVHPYMLGVSHLGMKVRVACCSLIYRKALRLSNSALGQTTIGQVVNLLSNDVNRFDVSLIFGHQLWVAPLETIVVSYLLYLEIGVSAFLGIVLLLVFIPMQIYVGRKISIVRLKTALRTDERVRLMSEIINGIQVIKMYAWEKPFAKLIGIARRYEIKMLRIAGFMKGIILSFIIFNTRLSIFASIIAYVLLGNSINAEKVFVLTSFYNILRATMTVFFPTGIVMVAEANVSVNRLNKFLNYEERSPNDDKKEIQKSLKDKKQFEESAETTMNGVQTSISKKDENMGIFMKNGWAKWSEASIDNTLSEITFSVTPGKLLAVIGPVGSGKSSLFQTILKELPLMDGTLEVNGEISYASQEPWLFSGTVRQNILFGLPMDKLRYKTVVKTCALERDFTLLPYGDKTLVGDRGVSLSGGQRARINLARAVYKEADIYLLDDPLSAVDTHVGKELFDKCINGYLKNKTVILITHQLQYLNDVDHIIYLDDGFMKAEGTFRELQNTDLDFTKLLGKADNEEEKKKEKEETELKRLNSIVSRSSVEEAPVQVEEQMSKGSLGFYVYKAYLRAGGNWCVLFMLFMMFFIVQGLASVSDYFLTFWVNLEDRNFTEVEIMQNISYSTVVPPIQSDDFWDFSRNTCIIIYSVIMGSLVFLTLVRSFSFFVICMRASTRLHDNMFGSISIATMNFFNNNPAGRILNRFSKDMGAVDEQLPGAMIDCLQIGLTLVGIIIVIGAISPILLGPTAVMAIIFYLLRSFYLSTSRNVKRLEGVTRSPVFSHINATLNGLTTIRAFEAQEILTKEFDTHQDLHSSAWFSFIATSRAFGYWLDLICIVYIIVVTFSFLLIDDDHFGGNVGLVITQAIGITGMLQWGMRQSTELENQMTSVERVVEYSSIEHERALETEESKKPKSSWPEFGKIIFKNLYLRYASGDPPVLKHLNFTILPKEKVGIVGRTGAGKSSLINALFQLSLTEGQIIIDDVDITKLGLHDLRSKISIIPQEPVLFSGSLRKNLDPFDEYSDVDLWKALEEVELKEAVNDLTSGLNSMVSEGGSNFSIGQRQLVCLARAILRNNRILVLDEATANVDPQTDSLIQNTIRQKFAECTVLTIAHRLHTVMDSDKVLVMDAGTVKEFDHPYILLQNKEGIFSGMLEQTGRATAEMLHGIAKNHYDSIH comes from the exons AATAATTCAACCAATTGCCATAGGAAGATTGCTGGATTTTTATTCTCCAAGCAATACAGAAATAACTAAAGATGATGCTTATATTTATGCTGGTGCTGTTGTATTATGTTCCTTGATAAACGTTTTGGTTGTTCATCCCTATATGTTGGGTGTGTCCCATCTAGGGATGAAGGTGAGGGTAGCCTGCTGCTCTCTTATCTACAGAAAAGCCTTGAGATTGAGCAATTCAGCTCTTGGACAGACGACGATTGGGCAAGTGGTCAATCTTCTCTCGAATGACGTTAACAGGTTCGATGTTTCGCTTATTTTTGGACACCAGCTGTGGGTGGCGCCACTGGAGACGATTGTGGTGTCATATCTGCTGTACCTGGAGATTGGAGTTTCGGCGTTTCTTGGTATTGTACTCCTTTTGGTGTTCATTCCCATGCAAA TTTATGTTGGGAGAAAAATTTCCATTGTGCGTTTAAAAACAGCTCTGAGAACAGATGAAAGAGTTCGTTTGATGAGTGAAATCATCAATGGTATTCAAGTTATCAAAATGTACGCTTGGGAGAAACCATTCGCTAAATTAATTGGAATAGCCAGAAG ataTGAAATCAAAATGCTCAGGATAGCAGGCTTCATGAAAGGAATAATTCTATCCTTCATCATCTTCAACACAAGGTTATCCATATTCGCAAGTATCATCGCTTATGTTCTCCTCGGAAACAGCATCAATGCTGAAAAGGTATTCGTTTTGACGTCATTCTACAACATATTGAGAGCAACAATGACTGTGTTCTTCCCAACTGGTATAGTAATGGTAGCAGAAGCCAACGTTTCAGTCAACAGACTGAACAAATTCCTCAACTACGAGGAGAGATCTCCGAATGACGATAAGAAAGAGATCCAAAAAAGTTTAAAAGATAAGAAACAGTTCGAAGAAAGCGCTGAAACAACCATGAATGGTGTCCAAACAAgcatttcgaaaaaagatgaaaacatGGGTATTTTTATGAAGAATGGTTGGGCAAAATGGAGCGAAGCTTCAATCGACAACACACTGTCAGAAATCACATTTTCGGTGACTCCAGGAAAACTGTTGGCAGTCATAGGACCAGTTGGAAGTGGAAAATCCAGTTTATTTCAAACAATACTCAAGGAACTACCTCTGATGGATGGAACCTTAGAGGTTAATGGTGAAATCAGTTATGCATCACAAGAACCATGGTTATTCTCTGGAACAGTAAGACAAAACATACTTTTCGGGTTACCAATGGACAAACTACGTTATAAAACTGTAGTTAAAACATGTGCCTTAGAAAGAGACTTTACGCTTCTACCATATGGCGATAAAACTTTAGTAGGTGATAGAGGAGTATCCCTCAGTGGTGGTCAAAGAGCAAGAATAAATTTAGCAAGAGCTGTATATAAGGAAGCTGATATTTACCTCTTAGATGATCCTTTATCAGCTGTTGACACACATGTAGGAAAAGAACTTTTCGATAAATGCATAAATGGTTAcctaaaaaataaaacagtaatatTAATCACCCATCAGTTGCAATATTTGAATGATGTAGACCATATAATTTATTTAGACGATGGATTCATGAAAGCAGAAG GCACATTCAGAGAGTTACAAAATACCGACCTCGACTTCACGAAACTGCTTGGAAAAGCCgataatgaagaagaaaaaaagaaagaaaaggaGGAAACGGAACTCAAGAGATTGAATTCAATTGTTAGTAGAAGCTCAGTTGAAGAGGCTCCTGTACAGGTTGAGGAACAGATGAGTAAAGGCAGCTTAGGTTTTTATGTGTATAAAGCTTATTTGCGAGCTGGTGGGAATTGGTGTGTCCTATTCATGTTATTTATGATGTTCTTCATTGTACAGGGTCTGGCCAGTGTTTCGGATTATTTCTTAACATTTTG gGTAAATCTAGAAGACAGAAATTTCACAGAAGTTGAGATTATGCAAAATATTAGTTATTCAACTGTTGTACCTCCCATACAAAGtgatgatttttgggatttCTCTCGAAACACCTGCATCATTATATATTCCGTCATAATGGGCTCACTCGTTTTTCTGACCCTTGTGAGATCCTTCTCCTTCTTTGTCATTTGCATGAGAGCTTCTACAAGGCTACACGATAACATGTTTGGAAGTATTTCGATAGCCACAATGAACTTCTTCAATAACAATCCTGCCGGGAGGATTCTGAATAGATTTTCTAAGGACATGGGAGCTGTGGACGAACAATTACCTGGAGCTATGATTGATTGTTTACAAATTGGACTGACACTTGTGGGTATAATCATTGTTATTGGAGCAATTAGCCCCATCTTATTAGGGCCAACAGCAGTGATGGCcatcatattttatttactcagaTCTTTCTACCTGAGTACCAGTAGGAATGTCAAGAGATTGGAAGGAGTTA CTCGAAGTCCAGTTTTCTCTCATATTAACGCAACTCTCAATGGTTTGACAACAATTAGAGCTTTTGAAGCTCAAGAAATTTTGACTAAAGAATTTGACACCCATCAAGATCTGCACAGTTCTGCTTGGTTCAGTTTCATAGCAACATCAAGGGCGTTTGGATATTGGCTGGATTTGATCTGTATTGTTTATATTATCGTAGTAACTTTCAGTTTTCTACTCATTGACGATG atcatTTTGGCGGCAACGTCGGTCTTGTGATAACACAGGCTATTGGTATCACTGGAATGTTGCAATGGGGTATGAGGCAGTCAACTGAGTTAGAAAACCAGATGACTTCAGTGGAGAGAGTTGTAGAATACAGCTCGATAGAGCATGAGAGAGCATTAGAAACCGAAGAATCCAAGAAACCAAAATCAAGCTGGCCTGAATTTGGAAagatcatatttaaaaatctcTATTTGAGATATGCCTCTGGAGATCCACCAGTTCTTAAGCACCTGAATTTCACTATTTTGCCCAAAGAAAAGGTGGGAATAGTTGGACGTACTGGTGCAGGAAAATCTTCTCTAATAAACGCATTATTCCAACTTTCTCTGACTGAAGGTCAGATCATAATTGATGATGTCGATATCACCAAATTGGGTCTTCATGATCTAAGATCCAAGATATCTATCATTCCACAGGAACCAGTTCTATTCTCTG GATCTTTGAGAAAGAATTTAGATCCCTTCGATGAGTACTCCGATGTTGACTTGTGGAAGGCACTTGAAGAAGTGGAATTGAAAGAAGCAGTAAATGATCTCACCTCCGGTTTGAACTCCATGGTATCTGAAGGAGGCTCCAATTTCAGCATAGGACAAAGGCAGCTTGTCTGCTTGGCTAGGGCTATTCTCCGTAATAACAGAATATTGGTACTTGATGAAGCCACAGCAAATGTAGATCCACAAACTGATAGTTTAATTCAAAATACCATAAGACAGAAGTTTGCCGAATGTACTGTTCTTACGATAGCTCATAGACTCCATACAGTTATGGATTCTGATAAAGTTTTAGTTATGGATGCTGGAACTGTTAAAGAATTTGATCATCCCTATATTTTACTTCAAAATAAG GAGGGAATTTTCAGTGGAATGTTAGAACAAACTGGAAGAGCTACTGCAGAAATGCTTCATGGAATAGCCAAAAATCATTATGATTCAATTCACTAA
- the LOC123677391 gene encoding probable multidrug resistance-associated protein lethal(2)03659 isoform X1, giving the protein MDSTSKKQRKPNPRENAFPLSVVTFSYLIPTFIQGFKRDLTEADLTETLNEHKSKALGDRLERAWQKEEERAKKKKKTPSLRRALFRVFGLEFMIYGIILAVSESIRLCQPYCLGKLVHYFSDAAFRKQIIQPIAIGRLLDFYSPSNTEITKDDAYIYAGAVVLCSLINVLVVHPYMLGVSHLGMKVRVACCSLIYRKALRLSNSALGQTTIGQVVNLLSNDVNRFDVSLIFGHQLWVAPLETIVVSYLLYLEIGVSAFLGIVLLLVFIPMQIYVGRKISIVRLKTALRTDERVRLMSEIINGIQVIKMYAWEKPFAKLIGIARRYEIKMLRIAGFMKGIILSFIIFNTRLSIFASIIAYVLLGNSINAEKVFVLTSFYNILRATMTVFFPTGIVMVAEANVSVNRLNKFLNYEERSPNDDKKEIQKSLKDKKQFEESAETTMNGVQTSISKKDENMGIFMKNGWAKWSEASIDNTLSEITFSVTPGKLLAVIGPVGSGKSSLFQTILKELPLMDGTLEVNGEISYASQEPWLFSGTVRQNILFGLPMDKLRYKTVVKTCALERDFTLLPYGDKTLVGDRGVSLSGGQRARINLARAVYKEADIYLLDDPLSAVDTHVGKELFDKCINGYLKNKTVILITHQLQYLNDVDHIIYLDDGFMKAEGTFRELQNTDLDFTKLLGKADNEEEKKKEKEETELKRLNSIVSRSSVEEAPVQVEEQMSKGSLGFYVYKAYLRAGGNWCVLFMLFMMFFIVQGLASVSDYFLTFWVNLEDRNFTEVEIMQNISYSTVVPPIQSDDFWDFSRNTCIIIYSVIMGSLVFLTLVRSFSFFVICMRASTRLHDNMFGSISIATMNFFNNNPAGRILNRFSKDMGAVDEQLPGAMIDCLQIGLTLVGIIIVIGAISPILLGPTAVMAIIFYLLRSFYLSTSRNVKRLEGVTRSPVFSHINATLNGLTTIRAFEAQEILTKEFDTHQDLHSSAWFSFIATSRAFGYWLDLICIVYIIVVTFSFLLIDDDHFGGNVGLVITQAIGITGMLQWGMRQSTELENQMTSVERVVEYSSIEHERALETEESKKPKSSWPEFGKIIFKNLYLRYASGDPPVLKHLNFTILPKEKVGIVGRTGAGKSSLINALFQLSLTEGQIIIDDVDITKLGLHDLRSKISIIPQEPVLFSGSLRKNLDPFDEYSDVDLWKALEEVELKEAVNDLTSGLNSMVSEGGSNFSIGQRQLVCLARAILRNNRILVLDEATANVDPQTDSLIQNTIRQKFAECTVLTIAHRLHTVMDSDKVLVMDAGTVKEFDHPYILLQNKEGIFSGMLEQTGRATAEMLHGIAKNHYDSIH; this is encoded by the exons ATTATGCCAACCCTATTGTTTGGGAAAATTGGTGCATTATTTCAGTGATGCCGCATTTCGAAAACA AATAATTCAACCAATTGCCATAGGAAGATTGCTGGATTTTTATTCTCCAAGCAATACAGAAATAACTAAAGATGATGCTTATATTTATGCTGGTGCTGTTGTATTATGTTCCTTGATAAACGTTTTGGTTGTTCATCCCTATATGTTGGGTGTGTCCCATCTAGGGATGAAGGTGAGGGTAGCCTGCTGCTCTCTTATCTACAGAAAAGCCTTGAGATTGAGCAATTCAGCTCTTGGACAGACGACGATTGGGCAAGTGGTCAATCTTCTCTCGAATGACGTTAACAGGTTCGATGTTTCGCTTATTTTTGGACACCAGCTGTGGGTGGCGCCACTGGAGACGATTGTGGTGTCATATCTGCTGTACCTGGAGATTGGAGTTTCGGCGTTTCTTGGTATTGTACTCCTTTTGGTGTTCATTCCCATGCAAA TTTATGTTGGGAGAAAAATTTCCATTGTGCGTTTAAAAACAGCTCTGAGAACAGATGAAAGAGTTCGTTTGATGAGTGAAATCATCAATGGTATTCAAGTTATCAAAATGTACGCTTGGGAGAAACCATTCGCTAAATTAATTGGAATAGCCAGAAG ataTGAAATCAAAATGCTCAGGATAGCAGGCTTCATGAAAGGAATAATTCTATCCTTCATCATCTTCAACACAAGGTTATCCATATTCGCAAGTATCATCGCTTATGTTCTCCTCGGAAACAGCATCAATGCTGAAAAGGTATTCGTTTTGACGTCATTCTACAACATATTGAGAGCAACAATGACTGTGTTCTTCCCAACTGGTATAGTAATGGTAGCAGAAGCCAACGTTTCAGTCAACAGACTGAACAAATTCCTCAACTACGAGGAGAGATCTCCGAATGACGATAAGAAAGAGATCCAAAAAAGTTTAAAAGATAAGAAACAGTTCGAAGAAAGCGCTGAAACAACCATGAATGGTGTCCAAACAAgcatttcgaaaaaagatgaaaacatGGGTATTTTTATGAAGAATGGTTGGGCAAAATGGAGCGAAGCTTCAATCGACAACACACTGTCAGAAATCACATTTTCGGTGACTCCAGGAAAACTGTTGGCAGTCATAGGACCAGTTGGAAGTGGAAAATCCAGTTTATTTCAAACAATACTCAAGGAACTACCTCTGATGGATGGAACCTTAGAGGTTAATGGTGAAATCAGTTATGCATCACAAGAACCATGGTTATTCTCTGGAACAGTAAGACAAAACATACTTTTCGGGTTACCAATGGACAAACTACGTTATAAAACTGTAGTTAAAACATGTGCCTTAGAAAGAGACTTTACGCTTCTACCATATGGCGATAAAACTTTAGTAGGTGATAGAGGAGTATCCCTCAGTGGTGGTCAAAGAGCAAGAATAAATTTAGCAAGAGCTGTATATAAGGAAGCTGATATTTACCTCTTAGATGATCCTTTATCAGCTGTTGACACACATGTAGGAAAAGAACTTTTCGATAAATGCATAAATGGTTAcctaaaaaataaaacagtaatatTAATCACCCATCAGTTGCAATATTTGAATGATGTAGACCATATAATTTATTTAGACGATGGATTCATGAAAGCAGAAG GCACATTCAGAGAGTTACAAAATACCGACCTCGACTTCACGAAACTGCTTGGAAAAGCCgataatgaagaagaaaaaaagaaagaaaaggaGGAAACGGAACTCAAGAGATTGAATTCAATTGTTAGTAGAAGCTCAGTTGAAGAGGCTCCTGTACAGGTTGAGGAACAGATGAGTAAAGGCAGCTTAGGTTTTTATGTGTATAAAGCTTATTTGCGAGCTGGTGGGAATTGGTGTGTCCTATTCATGTTATTTATGATGTTCTTCATTGTACAGGGTCTGGCCAGTGTTTCGGATTATTTCTTAACATTTTG gGTAAATCTAGAAGACAGAAATTTCACAGAAGTTGAGATTATGCAAAATATTAGTTATTCAACTGTTGTACCTCCCATACAAAGtgatgatttttgggatttCTCTCGAAACACCTGCATCATTATATATTCCGTCATAATGGGCTCACTCGTTTTTCTGACCCTTGTGAGATCCTTCTCCTTCTTTGTCATTTGCATGAGAGCTTCTACAAGGCTACACGATAACATGTTTGGAAGTATTTCGATAGCCACAATGAACTTCTTCAATAACAATCCTGCCGGGAGGATTCTGAATAGATTTTCTAAGGACATGGGAGCTGTGGACGAACAATTACCTGGAGCTATGATTGATTGTTTACAAATTGGACTGACACTTGTGGGTATAATCATTGTTATTGGAGCAATTAGCCCCATCTTATTAGGGCCAACAGCAGTGATGGCcatcatattttatttactcagaTCTTTCTACCTGAGTACCAGTAGGAATGTCAAGAGATTGGAAGGAGTTA CTCGAAGTCCAGTTTTCTCTCATATTAACGCAACTCTCAATGGTTTGACAACAATTAGAGCTTTTGAAGCTCAAGAAATTTTGACTAAAGAATTTGACACCCATCAAGATCTGCACAGTTCTGCTTGGTTCAGTTTCATAGCAACATCAAGGGCGTTTGGATATTGGCTGGATTTGATCTGTATTGTTTATATTATCGTAGTAACTTTCAGTTTTCTACTCATTGACGATG atcatTTTGGCGGCAACGTCGGTCTTGTGATAACACAGGCTATTGGTATCACTGGAATGTTGCAATGGGGTATGAGGCAGTCAACTGAGTTAGAAAACCAGATGACTTCAGTGGAGAGAGTTGTAGAATACAGCTCGATAGAGCATGAGAGAGCATTAGAAACCGAAGAATCCAAGAAACCAAAATCAAGCTGGCCTGAATTTGGAAagatcatatttaaaaatctcTATTTGAGATATGCCTCTGGAGATCCACCAGTTCTTAAGCACCTGAATTTCACTATTTTGCCCAAAGAAAAGGTGGGAATAGTTGGACGTACTGGTGCAGGAAAATCTTCTCTAATAAACGCATTATTCCAACTTTCTCTGACTGAAGGTCAGATCATAATTGATGATGTCGATATCACCAAATTGGGTCTTCATGATCTAAGATCCAAGATATCTATCATTCCACAGGAACCAGTTCTATTCTCTG GATCTTTGAGAAAGAATTTAGATCCCTTCGATGAGTACTCCGATGTTGACTTGTGGAAGGCACTTGAAGAAGTGGAATTGAAAGAAGCAGTAAATGATCTCACCTCCGGTTTGAACTCCATGGTATCTGAAGGAGGCTCCAATTTCAGCATAGGACAAAGGCAGCTTGTCTGCTTGGCTAGGGCTATTCTCCGTAATAACAGAATATTGGTACTTGATGAAGCCACAGCAAATGTAGATCCACAAACTGATAGTTTAATTCAAAATACCATAAGACAGAAGTTTGCCGAATGTACTGTTCTTACGATAGCTCATAGACTCCATACAGTTATGGATTCTGATAAAGTTTTAGTTATGGATGCTGGAACTGTTAAAGAATTTGATCATCCCTATATTTTACTTCAAAATAAG GAGGGAATTTTCAGTGGAATGTTAGAACAAACTGGAAGAGCTACTGCAGAAATGCTTCATGGAATAGCCAAAAATCATTATGATTCAATTCACTAA